A window from Clostridia bacterium encodes these proteins:
- the greA gene encoding transcription elongation factor GreA, producing MADFYVTKKGYKELEDRLTYLKTIARQEISQKISEARSFGDISENAEYDAAKDEQARVEGEIIDLDAKVRRAVIISEFDGDTSVVKIGFIIKVVNNANREVKTFQIVGSTEIKPLDEVPKISNESPVGKALLGKCVGQTAVIELPNGKKLEYEILEITK from the coding sequence ATGGCAGATTTTTATGTTACAAAAAAAGGGTACAAGGAACTTGAAGACCGTTTAACCTATCTCAAAACAATAGCTAGACAGGAGATTTCTCAAAAGATAAGCGAAGCAAGAAGCTTTGGCGATATTTCGGAAAATGCCGAGTATGACGCAGCAAAAGACGAACAAGCAAGGGTAGAAGGTGAGATTATCGACCTTGACGCTAAGGTAAGACGAGCCGTTATCATTTCGGAGTTTGACGGCGATACGTCGGTAGTAAAGATTGGGTTTATCATAAAAGTTGTCAATAATGCAAACCGAGAAGTAAAAACTTTTCAAATTGTAGGCAGCACCGAGATTAAACCGCTTGACGAAGTACCTAAGATTAGCAACGAAAGTCCGGTTGGAAAGGCTTTACTGGGCAAATGCGTAGGTCAAACGGCAGTAATCGAATTACCTAACGGCAAGAAATTAGAATACGAAATATTAGAAATTACCAAATAA
- a CDS encoding DUF362 domain-containing protein: MKLAVVDAKNYQQNEIESSLNSLIDQLGGLEKYVPQGSKVFIKANLIRALPPEKCGTTHPELIRALANRLIRDCSATVTIGDSSGGAYTKASMNKVYSVCGMQEVVAQTKATLNQDFSYGFCQIGGKSLANCNITNSFLSSDVVINFGKLKTHSFTGYTGCVKNLFGLVPGLEKVEVHSKFPNLEDFVDAIIDLERFASSKIVLHFLDAVIGMEGQGPTNGRPKFIGKIIASDNAYLADIAGISMFEEPLNMPIIYKAIERKIIDREYKNLTDFDFSLLKKDFINDYDTVKVVRENFANLPRWIQKILKNNLCPRVKPNVNICVGCGKCIEHCPAKALSFNKKHKAQINQKKCIRCYCCQELCPKDAIKLKKPLLYRVVRMVAFSNGKK; the protein is encoded by the coding sequence ATGAAACTTGCCGTTGTTGACGCTAAGAACTACCAACAAAACGAGATTGAGTCAAGCTTAAACAGTTTAATCGACCAACTAGGCGGACTGGAAAAATATGTTCCGCAAGGAAGTAAAGTCTTTATTAAGGCAAATTTGATACGTGCTTTACCGCCCGAAAAATGCGGTACGACTCACCCCGAATTAATTCGAGCTTTGGCAAATAGACTAATAAGAGATTGTTCGGCTACGGTTACAATAGGCGACAGTTCGGGCGGAGCGTATACAAAAGCCTCAATGAACAAGGTTTATAGCGTATGCGGTATGCAAGAAGTTGTAGCTCAAACGAAAGCGACGTTAAACCAAGATTTTAGCTATGGCTTTTGTCAAATAGGCGGTAAATCTTTGGCAAATTGCAATATCACAAATTCTTTTTTGTCTAGCGACGTCGTTATAAATTTTGGTAAATTAAAGACTCATAGTTTTACGGGCTACACTGGTTGCGTAAAAAACCTTTTTGGGCTTGTGCCGGGACTTGAAAAAGTCGAGGTCCACTCAAAATTTCCCAACCTAGAAGACTTTGTCGACGCAATTATAGACTTAGAGCGGTTTGCAAGTTCAAAAATTGTTCTACACTTTCTTGACGCAGTAATAGGTATGGAGGGGCAAGGGCCTACAAACGGTAGACCTAAATTTATAGGCAAAATAATCGCCAGCGACAACGCTTATTTAGCCGATATCGCAGGCATAAGTATGTTTGAAGAACCTCTTAATATGCCAATAATATATAAGGCTATCGAACGAAAAATTATTGATAGGGAATATAAAAATTTAACCGACTTTGACTTTTCTTTGCTAAAAAAAGACTTTATCAATGATTATGATACCGTAAAGGTCGTTAGAGAGAATTTTGCAAATCTTCCTAGATGGATACAAAAAATACTTAAAAATAATCTTTGTCCAAGGGTCAAGCCTAACGTAAATATATGCGTCGGCTGTGGCAAATGTATTGAGCATTGTCCTGCAAAGGCGCTTAGTTTTAACAAAAAGCATAAGGCGCAAATTAATCAAAAGAAGTGTATTAGATGTTATTGTTGTCAAGAATTGTGTCCAAAAGACGCTATAAAACTTAAAAAGCCCTTACTGTATAGGGTAGTTAGAATGGTAGCGTTTAGTAACGGCAAAAAGTAA
- the lysS gene encoding lysine--tRNA ligase: MDNQIIENQEDINEILRVRREKLQTLIDNGQNPFLKVKFDKTHSSQQVVDNFEQLENQSVSLAGRIVSKRIMGKASFCHILDAQGTIQLYVRMDTVPNYDDFKSYDIGDIIGVCGSVFRTHLGEISIRATSLELLSKSLLPLPEKFHGLKDTELRYRQRYVDLIASPEVKKIFITRSKIISAIRQYLDELDFVEVETPILSPLAGGANARPFVTHHNTLDIDMFLRIAPELYLKRLIVGGFERVYEIGRMFRNEGMDVRHNPEFTMLELYQAYADYNVMMDVAQGIFTVVADKVIGSRQIEYEDTIIDLDKWTKISMIDAVKQYCNVDFNNLNDVSAVEEAKKLGIELEERKRNWGYALYEIFDQLIESHLVQPTIVYDYPIEVSPLAKKKPTDTRLTERFEFFICAREMGNAFSELNDPIDQQARFDQQAKQKAKGDDEAQPTDDDYVTALSYGLAPTGGLGIGIDRMIMLFTNSRSIREVLLFPTMKPIK; this comes from the coding sequence ATGGACAACCAAATAATAGAAAATCAAGAAGATATCAACGAAATTTTGCGTGTAAGACGAGAGAAACTGCAAACTTTAATTGACAACGGGCAGAACCCATTTCTTAAAGTTAAATTTGACAAGACTCATTCTTCTCAACAAGTCGTAGACAATTTTGAGCAACTTGAAAATCAATCTGTGTCGCTTGCGGGTAGAATTGTAAGCAAACGTATTATGGGCAAGGCGTCGTTTTGTCATATTCTTGATGCGCAAGGAACAATTCAATTATACGTAAGAATGGATACCGTACCTAATTACGACGACTTTAAGTCTTACGATATCGGCGATATTATCGGCGTTTGTGGCAGTGTTTTTCGCACGCACTTAGGCGAAATATCTATAAGGGCAACTAGCCTAGAATTGCTTAGCAAGTCCTTACTTCCTTTGCCCGAGAAATTTCACGGACTTAAAGACACCGAGCTAAGATACCGCCAACGCTATGTCGATTTAATCGCTTCTCCCGAAGTTAAGAAGATTTTTATAACTCGTAGCAAGATTATTAGCGCTATTAGACAGTATCTTGACGAACTTGACTTTGTCGAGGTCGAAACGCCAATTCTAAGTCCGCTTGCAGGCGGAGCTAACGCTCGCCCCTTTGTAACGCACCACAACACCCTTGACATTGATATGTTTTTGCGTATTGCGCCCGAATTATACCTCAAAAGGTTGATTGTTGGCGGTTTTGAAAGAGTGTACGAGATAGGCAGAATGTTCCGCAACGAAGGTATGGACGTAAGGCACAACCCCGAATTTACTATGCTTGAACTTTATCAAGCTTATGCGGATTACAACGTTATGATGGACGTTGCGCAAGGCATATTTACAGTTGTAGCCGATAAAGTAATCGGCAGTAGACAAATAGAATACGAAGACACCATTATAGACCTTGACAAATGGACCAAAATTTCTATGATTGACGCCGTTAAGCAATATTGCAATGTTGACTTTAACAATTTAAACGACGTTTCAGCCGTAGAAGAAGCCAAGAAGTTAGGCATCGAGCTAGAAGAACGCAAACGCAACTGGGGTTACGCCCTCTACGAGATATTCGACCAATTAATCGAGAGCCACTTAGTGCAACCAACCATAGTTTACGATTATCCTATCGAAGTTTCTCCGCTAGCTAAGAAAAAACCTACTGACACTCGTTTGACCGAAAGATTTGAGTTCTTTATTTGCGCAAGAGAAATGGGCAATGCGTTTAGCGAACTTAACGACCCTATCGACCAACAAGCAAGATTTGACCAACAGGCAAAACAGAAGGCAAAGGGCGACGACGAAGCTCAACCAACCGACGACGACTATGTAACGGCGCTTTCTTATGGGCTTGCCCCAACCGGCGGACTTGGCATTGGCATTGATAGAATGATTATGCTGTTTACAAATAGCCGTTCAATTAGAGAGGTCTTACTTTTCCCCACGATGAAACCTATTAAATAA
- the raiA gene encoding ribosome-associated translation inhibitor RaiA translates to MKVELLCKNYRITDRLQEVVTAKLNRLDKYFPNKETQVKVVLVQDNGKHNRMEVSINYHGLQVRSEVSGDTMYYIIDEIIPKLERQIIKHRDKLSEKYKMPPLTAMDELAIPPKDEDKNVVAKTKKFPIYSIEVKEAVEELEMVGHDFYIFNNISTNNVEAVYRRKDGTIGLLQPYIEE, encoded by the coding sequence ATGAAAGTAGAATTACTTTGCAAGAATTACCGTATTACAGACAGGCTTCAAGAGGTCGTTACGGCAAAGCTAAACCGCCTAGACAAATACTTTCCAAACAAGGAAACACAGGTTAAAGTAGTACTTGTTCAAGACAACGGCAAACATAACCGTATGGAAGTTTCTATAAACTATCACGGTTTGCAGGTGCGTAGCGAAGTTTCGGGCGACACAATGTATTACATTATCGACGAGATTATCCCCAAGCTAGAACGACAAATAATCAAACATAGAGATAAACTTAGCGAAAAATACAAGATGCCACCGCTTACGGCTATGGACGAACTTGCTATTCCGCCCAAAGACGAAGACAAGAATGTCGTAGCCAAGACTAAGAAATTCCCGATTTATTCTATCGAAGTTAAAGAGGCGGTAGAGGAGCTTGAAATGGTCGGTCACGACTTTTACATCTTCAACAATATTTCAACTAATAACGTCGAAGCGGTCTATCGTAGAAAAGACGGCACAATAGGTCTTCTTCAACCCTATATAGAAGAATAG
- a CDS encoding thymidine phosphorylase: MRAYDIIDKKRLGKILTQQEIDYMVNGFTNGEIPDYQMSALLMAICTKGMDEHETYYLTNTMLNSGDKMDMSKINGIVVDKHSTGGVGDTVTLVLAPVLACCGVKLAKLSGRGLGFTGGTIDKLESIPGFDTSLDEDKFFDIVNSIGCAVIGQTKNLVPADKKLYALRDVTATVSSLPLICSSIMSKKLASGANTILLDVKYGQGAFMKTPKLAVKLAELMVKIGSLAGKKVSALVTDMEQPLSQKIGNSIEVISAVEVLSGQKNRLYNEMKELGGKLLSMACSIDEQTAQTKIELAISSGKALQKFIDMVKAQSGDSSYITDTSKFALGEVQNIYTNKNGYVYSFLTQQLGNALTLLGGGRIVKTDSIDNSVGIEIYHAIGDKVNKGDKIATIYHANKNLDQVTKMVTDSIIIKSSLPKQHKIAYAYVSSDGVKYM, encoded by the coding sequence ATGAGAGCGTACGACATTATTGACAAAAAAAGACTAGGCAAAATTTTAACTCAGCAAGAGATTGATTATATGGTCAACGGCTTTACGAACGGCGAAATACCCGACTATCAAATGTCGGCGTTACTTATGGCTATATGTACTAAGGGTATGGACGAACACGAAACTTACTATTTAACCAACACTATGCTTAATTCGGGCGATAAAATGGATATGAGCAAAATTAACGGCATCGTGGTTGATAAACATAGCACCGGCGGAGTTGGCGACACAGTTACCTTAGTGCTTGCGCCTGTCCTTGCTTGTTGCGGAGTCAAACTTGCTAAACTGTCGGGCAGAGGTCTTGGCTTTACCGGCGGTACAATCGACAAACTTGAAAGCATACCCGGCTTCGACACAAGCCTTGACGAAGACAAATTCTTTGATATAGTCAACTCTATTGGTTGCGCAGTTATTGGACAAACCAAAAATTTAGTCCCTGCCGACAAGAAACTTTACGCATTGCGTGACGTTACTGCAACGGTTAGCAGTCTACCGCTTATTTGTTCTTCAATTATGAGCAAAAAACTTGCAAGCGGAGCAAACACTATCTTGCTTGACGTAAAATACGGACAAGGCGCATTTATGAAGACACCAAAACTTGCCGTAAAACTTGCCGAGCTTATGGTAAAAATCGGGTCGCTTGCCGGCAAAAAAGTATCCGCTCTTGTTACCGATATGGAGCAACCTTTGTCGCAAAAGATTGGCAATAGCATTGAGGTAATTAGCGCAGTCGAAGTGTTAAGCGGTCAAAAGAATAGACTATATAACGAAATGAAGGAGCTAGGCGGAAAACTTCTATCTATGGCGTGTTCGATAGACGAGCAAACTGCGCAGACAAAAATAGAACTGGCAATTTCTAGTGGCAAGGCGTTACAAAAATTTATAGATATGGTAAAAGCGCAAAGCGGAGATTCTTCTTATATAACCGATACGTCGAAATTTGCGCTTGGAGAAGTTCAAAACATCTATACGAACAAAAATGGCTACGTATATAGCTTTTTGACTCAACAGCTTGGCAACGCATTGACTCTGCTAGGCGGAGGCAGAATTGTAAAAACCGATTCTATCGACAATTCGGTCGGCATAGAAATATATCACGCTATCGGCGACAAAGTAAATAAGGGCGACAAAATCGCAACAATTTATCACGCAAACAAAAACTTAGACCAGGTTACTAAAATGGTAACCGACAGCATAATAATTAAATCAAGCCTTCCTAAACAACACAAAATCGCTTACGCTTATGTTTCTAGCGACGGCGTAAAGTATATGTAA
- a CDS encoding ATP-dependent Clp protease ATP-binding subunit, with amino-acid sequence MTYAESVKKAIEFAEQWVKANLNSFIGTEHILLGFINTECVAQKRLKEAGVSNLNFRLQSDLRASNVIEFTPRVEHILGFAREIANMTQSSYVGSEHILLAILLDRNSYAVNLLKKLNVDLNLLIGKVSADAGIDGNSVMEGETKPENTAESSDSQLGELAKFGSDITNKARQGKLDPCINRQEEIERIIQILSRRTKNNPILIGEPGVGKSAVVEGLAQAIVSGEVPDLLKGKIVFSLDLAGLLAGTKYRGDFEQRFKEAIRVITTQGNIILFIDEIHNLVGAGSTNDGNLDAADMLKPLLARGEMQTIGATTIDEYRKYIEKDSALERRFQPVMINEPTVEQSIEILQGLKGKYESHHNVEITTSAIEAACKLSARYITDRFLPDKAVDLIDEAASRAKLNLFTTPTELKQLEEQLFQSKIELDEAVKLRMFVKAEQLNIKNNELTAKTKALRDRIDQKRTQKRPSIDQSDIERIVAKWTSIPIEKLSQSESAKLLNLENDLAKRVVGQQDAVSAVARAIKRARAGLKDPSRPVGSFIFVGPTGVGKTELAKSLADILFGDENMLIRLDMAEYMEKQSTSKLIGAPPGYVGYEESGQLTEKVRRKPYSVVLFDEIEKAHPDVFNMLLQLLDDGRLTDSRGRVVDFKNCVIIMTSNVGCNQTNVSLGFNSSKQEQTKDKIYEVLKTKFAPEFLNRIDDIVIFHPLTQQEIEQIAKILTTKLALRLQDTITITLTKQAVSHLAKVGYSDEYGARPLKRAIQSRIEDILSQKIIEGKITQGDHIEISLKDEHLVFTNNGK; translated from the coding sequence ATGACTTACGCCGAAAGTGTAAAAAAAGCCATAGAATTTGCCGAACAATGGGTAAAAGCAAATTTAAATAGTTTTATAGGTACGGAGCATATCTTGCTAGGGTTTATAAATACAGAATGCGTGGCTCAAAAAAGGCTTAAAGAAGCCGGCGTTTCTAACCTTAACTTCCGCTTACAAAGCGATTTAAGGGCAAGTAACGTTATCGAGTTTACTCCAAGAGTAGAGCATATCTTGGGTTTTGCAAGAGAAATTGCCAATATGACGCAGAGTAGTTACGTAGGTAGCGAGCATATTTTGCTAGCTATTCTGCTTGACCGCAATAGTTACGCAGTAAATTTACTTAAAAAGTTAAATGTCGACCTTAATTTGCTTATAGGCAAAGTCAGCGCCGACGCCGGCATAGACGGCAACAGCGTAATGGAAGGCGAAACCAAGCCCGAAAATACAGCCGAGTCAAGCGACTCTCAATTAGGCGAACTTGCAAAGTTTGGTAGCGATATTACAAATAAGGCTAGACAAGGCAAGCTTGACCCCTGCATTAATAGGCAAGAAGAAATCGAACGTATTATACAAATTCTTTCTAGGCGTACCAAGAATAACCCAATATTAATAGGCGAACCCGGCGTAGGCAAATCTGCCGTAGTCGAAGGTCTTGCCCAAGCCATTGTGTCAGGCGAAGTCCCCGACCTACTTAAAGGCAAAATTGTCTTTTCGCTAGATTTAGCCGGACTGCTTGCAGGCACAAAATATAGGGGCGACTTCGAACAACGGTTTAAGGAAGCTATAAGAGTAATCACAACGCAGGGCAATATCATATTATTTATAGACGAAATTCATAATCTTGTTGGCGCAGGTAGCACTAACGACGGCAATCTTGACGCCGCAGATATGCTTAAACCTTTGCTTGCAAGAGGCGAAATGCAAACCATCGGCGCTACTACAATAGACGAATATCGCAAATATATAGAAAAAGATTCGGCGCTAGAACGGCGTTTTCAACCCGTTATGATAAACGAACCCACAGTCGAGCAATCTATTGAGATATTGCAGGGGCTTAAAGGCAAATACGAATCGCACCACAACGTAGAGATTACTACAAGCGCAATCGAAGCCGCTTGTAAGTTGTCGGCAAGATACATTACCGATAGGTTTTTGCCCGACAAAGCAGTCGACCTTATAGACGAAGCTGCATCAAGGGCTAAGCTCAATTTGTTTACCACTCCAACCGAGCTTAAACAGTTAGAAGAACAACTATTCCAAAGTAAAATCGAGCTTGACGAGGCGGTAAAACTGCGAATGTTTGTCAAAGCCGAACAGTTAAACATAAAAAACAACGAATTAACGGCTAAGACCAAGGCGCTTAGAGATAGAATAGACCAAAAACGCACTCAAAAGCGTCCTTCGATAGACCAAAGCGACATTGAACGAATTGTAGCTAAGTGGACGAGTATTCCAATAGAGAAACTTAGTCAAAGCGAGAGCGCAAAATTGCTTAACCTTGAAAATGACCTAGCAAAGCGTGTTGTAGGGCAACAAGACGCCGTTTCGGCGGTAGCTAGGGCGATTAAAAGAGCACGTGCGGGGCTAAAAGACCCGTCTAGACCGGTAGGCAGTTTTATCTTTGTGGGTCCAACTGGCGTAGGCAAGACCGAATTAGCTAAGTCTCTTGCCGATATTCTTTTTGGCGACGAGAATATGCTTATTAGATTAGATATGGCGGAATATATGGAAAAGCAATCAACCAGTAAGCTAATTGGAGCACCTCCGGGCTATGTTGGTTACGAAGAATCCGGGCAACTTACCGAAAAAGTAAGGCGTAAGCCGTATAGCGTAGTCTTGTTCGACGAGATTGAAAAAGCTCACCCCGACGTTTTTAATATGTTACTTCAACTGCTTGACGACGGTAGATTGACCGACAGTAGGGGCAGAGTCGTAGACTTTAAAAATTGCGTTATAATTATGACAAGCAACGTCGGTTGCAACCAAACAAATGTCAGCTTAGGCTTTAATTCTTCTAAACAAGAGCAAACCAAAGACAAGATTTACGAAGTCTTAAAGACAAAATTTGCGCCAGAATTTTTAAATAGGATAGACGACATAGTAATTTTCCACCCTCTAACTCAACAAGAAATCGAGCAAATTGCAAAAATTCTTACTACCAAGCTTGCCCTAAGATTACAAGATACAATAACAATCACTTTAACCAAACAAGCAGTTTCTCACCTTGCCAAAGTTGGTTACAGCGACGAATACGGCGCAAGACCATTAAAGAGAGCTATCCAAAGTAGAATTGAAGATATTCTTTCTCAAAAGATTATCGAAGGCAAAATTACTCAGGGCGACCACATAGAAATAAGCTTAAAAGATGAACATTTGGTATTTACAAACAACGGCAAATAA
- a CDS encoding InlB B-repeat-containing protein, producing MKRAITLIMAILMLATSCFALSGCFKNPDMKTIGDFMFRYKEDSTAAHLHKLSKQGKEKATLVIPSHLPNGLPVTSMGGSGFFAGAIYSNIVSEKLEKIFIPSIITSIPCYSIQPSSPIVVVITRNDTLESQLAEFILYYEFSHFKTLVVDDMSYSKYIEFYFWLHGINNVVLDPRIRLEFCSKIENYLKQPNVEFYLNYETENPLFWFDYETGEYVQRHYQGTYVPTREGYTFAGWYKEPECINDWNFDIDKMPKYETEESITANISESDIPTGEEASNFFKELYNSIITKENDRERVRLYAKWTKTP from the coding sequence ATGAAAAGAGCGATTACATTAATAATGGCAATTCTTATGTTGGCGACGTCGTGTTTTGCGCTGTCGGGGTGTTTCAAGAACCCTGACATGAAAACGATTGGCGACTTTATGTTCCGCTACAAGGAGGATAGTACAGCTGCTCATCTACATAAGCTGTCTAAGCAAGGAAAAGAAAAAGCCACGCTGGTAATACCGTCTCATTTACCTAATGGATTACCTGTAACAAGTATGGGTGGCAGCGGATTTTTTGCTGGGGCAATCTATAGTAATATAGTTAGCGAAAAGCTGGAAAAAATATTTATTCCAAGTATAATAACCTCGATACCGTGTTATTCGATCCAGCCTTCTTCTCCGATTGTGGTAGTTATTACACGCAACGATACACTCGAATCTCAGCTTGCCGAGTTCATTCTGTACTATGAGTTTTCACATTTCAAAACTCTCGTTGTCGACGACATGTCATACAGCAAGTATATCGAATTTTATTTCTGGTTACACGGCATAAATAACGTAGTATTAGATCCTAGGATTAGATTAGAGTTTTGCAGTAAAATTGAGAACTATCTTAAACAACCCAACGTAGAGTTTTACTTAAACTACGAAACGGAAAACCCTTTGTTCTGGTTTGACTACGAGACGGGAGAATATGTTCAAAGGCATTACCAAGGTACATACGTGCCAACACGAGAAGGCTACACCTTTGCAGGCTGGTATAAGGAACCCGAATGTATAAACGACTGGAATTTTGATATTGACAAGATGCCCAAATACGAGACGGAAGAATCGATTACAGCAAATATTTCTGAGTCAGATATACCGACAGGTGAAGAAGCCTCTAATTTTTTCAAGGAATTGTATAATAGTATTATAACAAAGGAAAACGATAGGGAGAGAGTCAGGCTCTATGCAAAATGGACGAAAACGCCCTAG